In the Dehalococcoidales bacterium genome, GGCTGTGTGGCCCCTGGCAGATATCAACCTGAGACTTTAGGAGGTACGAGTAATGGCCGAACAATCGACCGGTAAGGAGTTTCTGGAACTGGCAATTGAAATCGAGAGAAACGGGTATAATTTCTATACGTCGGCAGCCCAGGAAAAGAGCAAAGAGATAAAGGATATCCTCATGCAGTTAGCCGGGCGTGAAAAGGAACATGAACATACCTTTCGTGATATGCTGACGCGCGTGGGCGGTTATGTAGCGGAGCACCCCTGTGAGAATTACGAGTACATCAAGACTCTTGCCGAA is a window encoding:
- a CDS encoding ferritin family protein, yielding MAEQSTGKEFLELAIEIERNGYNFYTSAAQEKSKEIKDILMQLAGREKEHEHTFRDMLTRVGGYVAEHPCENYEYIKTLAETSIFIGKQAQELLTRKKMTDVEAFEVGIGFEKDSILLYSEVRGMVPRPDQDIIDMITNEEKKHLSELMYMANKMRSG